Genomic window (Roseofilum casamattae BLCC-M143):
GTGAATCATTTCATGAAGCTTCATTCAGTCGTGGAAGTGTATCGGCGAGGAAGTCTGATGAAAACGGTAACTCCATTATCCAACTTGATGCCAATGCATCTTGGGGTAATTCAGGCGGGCCTGTTTTAAACAATGATGGAGAAGTTATAGGTTTAGCCACAGCCATCGGACTGGCTCAGGGGCAATTACCAGTTGGTATCACTTTTATGGTTCCAGGCAACAAACTACAAGAATTTGTTCGAGATGCTGGCGCTACTAATACCGAAGGTACTACCGATCGAGTTTATCAAGAAGG
Coding sequences:
- a CDS encoding S1C family serine protease; the encoded protein is ESFHEASFSRGSVSARKSDENGNSIIQLDANASWGNSGGPVLNNDGEVIGLATAIGLAQGQLPVGITFMVPGNKLQEFVRDAGATNTEGTTDRVYQEGLQFYQNECYSSAIEKFQEAQQLFPQHSEAERLIRDSREAITKNEGSWTPLCSNRPQFFAIPTWLWGLGGGTVAIGVAWFIIRNGAVDSL